The following coding sequences are from one Azospirillum sp. TSH100 window:
- a CDS encoding 4Fe-4S dicluster domain-containing protein — MNRFVTANPSKCIGCRTCEVACALAHSEGAGVEGLAPETFKPRIRMVKTADVSTAVMCHHCEDAPCVNACPNNAIVYRQHSVQVEQERCLGCKNCVLACPFGVMDVVTVPAVRQFAGLTLSLGVKAQAHKCDLCIERGDAGPACVSVCPTSALTLMDREAMDETLRRRRERAALEAAEVAA; from the coding sequence ATGAACAGATTCGTCACTGCCAACCCGAGCAAGTGCATCGGTTGCCGCACATGCGAGGTCGCCTGTGCGCTTGCCCATTCCGAGGGGGCCGGCGTCGAAGGACTGGCGCCGGAAACCTTCAAGCCGCGCATCCGCATGGTGAAGACGGCCGACGTCAGCACCGCGGTGATGTGCCACCATTGCGAGGACGCGCCCTGCGTCAACGCCTGCCCGAACAACGCCATCGTCTACCGCCAGCACAGCGTGCAGGTGGAGCAGGAGCGCTGCCTGGGCTGCAAGAACTGCGTGCTGGCCTGCCCGTTCGGCGTCATGGACGTGGTGACGGTGCCGGCGGTCCGGCAATTCGCCGGCCTGACGCTCAGCCTGGGGGTCAAGGCGCAGGCGCACAAATGCGACCTGTGCATCGAGCGTGGCGACGCCGGCCCGGCCTGCGTGTCGGTCTGCCCGACCAGCGCCTTGACCCTGATGGACCGGGAGGCGATGGACGAGACCCTGCGCCGCCGCCGCGAGCGCGCCGCGCTGGAAGCCGCCGAAGTCGCGGCCTGA
- a CDS encoding 4Fe-4S dicluster domain-containing protein: protein MNRFVIAEPRKCIGCNTCMAACTEAHKKQGLQAHPRLTVMRIGDDTGPVLCHQCEDAPCARVCPVNAITHAADSILLDEQACIGCKMCALACPFGAITPSGTGIAGVAGIATATPSHSAALDPLLAWDIGVRSVAVKCDLCAFSGDGPACVRVCPTAALYAADADATRQAAAVKRTLAAAAPVSPETPLASLEGLDP, encoded by the coding sequence ATGAATCGCTTCGTTATCGCGGAACCGAGAAAATGCATCGGGTGCAACACCTGCATGGCGGCCTGCACCGAGGCACATAAAAAACAGGGGCTGCAGGCGCATCCCCGGCTGACCGTCATGCGGATCGGCGACGACACCGGCCCCGTCCTCTGCCATCAGTGCGAGGACGCGCCCTGTGCCCGCGTCTGTCCGGTCAACGCTATCACCCATGCCGCCGACAGCATCCTGCTGGATGAGCAGGCCTGCATCGGCTGCAAGATGTGCGCGTTGGCCTGCCCCTTCGGCGCCATCACGCCCAGCGGCACTGGCATCGCCGGGGTCGCCGGCATCGCCACCGCAACGCCCAGCCACTCGGCGGCGCTCGATCCGCTGCTGGCCTGGGACATCGGCGTGCGCAGCGTGGCGGTGAAATGCGACCTTTGCGCCTTCTCCGGCGACGGCCCGGCCTGCGTGCGCGTGTGCCCGACCGCCGCCCTTTACGCGGCCGACGCCGATGCCACCCGCCAGGCTGCCGCCGTCAAGCGCACGCTGGCCGCGGCGGCACCGGTCAGTCCTGAAACGCCGCTCGCCTCGCTGGAGGGGCTGGACCCATGA
- the hyfB gene encoding hydrogenase 4 subunit B produces MIPLSLLIMSLLLSCGGAILCLLLKHREGDIRLGGSGVGIAAALAGLGAGLTAIGAGQPAVLDAAGPYPFAHFVLRLDPLAGLMIAVISLLSLVAWIYGFAYVREYAGRGVGAMGFFMNAFIASMMLVVAADNGFWFLIFFEMMSLASYFLVIFDQDDEAVGAGFLYFLVAHGGSVLIMAAFFLMANQAGSFDFAAFRAHPLPAPLDSVAFLLAFIGFGAKAGMIPLHIWLPRAHPAAPSHASALMSGVMIKIGVFGIVKVGVDLLGASAGPAMLGWGLLVLAFGAVSSVLGVVYALAEHDIKKLLAYHSVENIGIILLGVGTGMIGMALHQPVLAVLGLMAGLYHLLNHAVFKGLLFLGAGSTIFRMHTKDMEEMGGLARNMPWTALSFLVGALAISAIPPLNGFVSEWYTYQALFAAALDGTPLVKFAAPIAAVMLALTGALAVMCFVKAYGIMFAGAPRSHHAEEAREAPAAMVAGMVVLAVACVALGLLAPLVAPVMGRIAAATIGTAPVTLAVGATLLPGDARQATLSTPLIAILLIAMAFLPIGLKAAFAAKRGGDRKVAAPWAAGYLPDHHMSASAGGFAQPIRMFFAPLYGMRQAIAGRWTGIAHGFERVVTLARRTEPLADRSVIAPITGAVDASGKWLQVIQAGDFRIYCLYIVAALIVLLALAV; encoded by the coding sequence ATGATTCCACTCTCCCTGCTCATCATGTCGCTGCTGCTGTCCTGCGGCGGCGCCATCCTCTGCCTCCTCCTGAAGCATCGGGAGGGGGACATCCGTCTTGGCGGCAGCGGCGTCGGCATCGCCGCGGCACTTGCCGGGCTCGGCGCCGGGCTGACGGCCATCGGTGCCGGCCAGCCGGCCGTGCTCGACGCCGCCGGCCCCTACCCCTTCGCCCATTTCGTCCTGCGGCTCGACCCGCTGGCCGGCCTGATGATCGCGGTCATCTCGCTCTTGTCGCTGGTCGCCTGGATCTACGGCTTCGCCTATGTGCGCGAATATGCCGGGCGCGGCGTCGGGGCGATGGGCTTCTTCATGAACGCCTTCATCGCCTCGATGATGCTGGTGGTGGCGGCCGACAACGGCTTCTGGTTCCTCATCTTCTTCGAGATGATGTCGCTGGCCTCCTATTTCCTGGTCATCTTCGACCAGGACGACGAGGCGGTGGGCGCCGGCTTCCTCTATTTCCTGGTCGCCCATGGCGGCTCGGTGCTGATCATGGCCGCCTTCTTCCTGATGGCGAACCAGGCCGGCAGCTTCGATTTCGCCGCCTTCCGCGCCCATCCGCTGCCGGCCCCGCTGGACAGCGTCGCCTTCCTGCTGGCCTTCATCGGCTTCGGCGCCAAGGCCGGCATGATCCCGCTGCACATCTGGCTGCCGCGCGCCCATCCGGCCGCCCCGTCGCACGCCTCGGCGCTGATGTCGGGCGTGATGATCAAGATCGGCGTCTTCGGCATCGTCAAGGTCGGCGTCGACCTGCTGGGCGCCAGCGCAGGGCCGGCGATGCTGGGCTGGGGCCTGCTGGTGCTGGCCTTCGGCGCGGTGTCGTCGGTGCTGGGCGTGGTCTATGCCCTGGCCGAGCACGACATCAAGAAGCTGCTCGCCTACCACTCGGTCGAGAATATCGGCATCATCCTGCTGGGCGTCGGCACCGGCATGATCGGCATGGCGCTGCACCAGCCGGTGCTGGCGGTGCTGGGCCTGATGGCCGGCCTCTATCACCTGCTGAACCATGCGGTGTTCAAGGGCCTGCTGTTCCTCGGCGCCGGCTCCACCATCTTCCGCATGCACACCAAGGACATGGAGGAGATGGGCGGGCTGGCCCGCAACATGCCCTGGACCGCCCTGTCCTTCCTGGTCGGCGCGCTGGCCATCTCGGCGATCCCACCGCTGAACGGCTTCGTGTCGGAATGGTACACCTATCAGGCGCTGTTCGCCGCGGCGTTGGACGGCACCCCGCTGGTGAAGTTCGCCGCCCCGATCGCCGCCGTCATGCTGGCGCTGACCGGCGCGCTGGCGGTGATGTGCTTCGTCAAGGCCTACGGCATCATGTTCGCAGGCGCACCGCGCAGCCATCATGCCGAGGAGGCGCGCGAGGCGCCGGCCGCGATGGTCGCCGGCATGGTGGTGCTGGCCGTCGCCTGCGTGGCACTCGGCCTGCTGGCGCCGCTGGTGGCGCCGGTGATGGGCCGCATCGCGGCGGCGACCATCGGCACCGCTCCGGTCACGCTGGCGGTCGGCGCCACCCTGCTGCCGGGCGACGCCCGGCAGGCGACGCTCTCCACCCCGCTGATCGCCATCCTGCTGATCGCCATGGCGTTCCTGCCGATCGGGTTGAAGGCGGCCTTCGCCGCCAAGCGCGGGGGCGACCGCAAGGTGGCGGCCCCCTGGGCGGCCGGCTATCTGCCGGACCATCACATGTCCGCCAGCGCCGGCGGCTTCGCCCAGCCGATCCGCATGTTCTTCGCCCCGCTCTACGGCATGCGCCAGGCGATCGCCGGGCGCTGGACCGGCATCGCCCACGGCTTCGAGCGGGTGGTCACGCTGGCACGGCGCACCGAACCGCTGGCCGACCGCAGCGTCATCGCCCCGATCACCGGTGCGGTCGATGCAAGCGGCAAGTGGCTGCAAGTCATCCAGGCCGGCGATTTCCGCATCTACTGCCTCTACATCGTCGCGGCGCTGATCGTGCTGCTGGCGCTGGCCGTCTGA
- a CDS encoding respiratory chain complex I subunit 1 family protein, with the protein MLTLSHLILGLFQALLLLAAAPLVSGLSRMVRAKLHTRHGPGLLQDYRDIAKLLTRQDLAPPNGGFAFRSMPAVMLTTVLVIAMGIPMLTRFTPVAPIGDLITVIYLFALARFFFSLSGIDSGSSFSGIGGSRELTMGVLVEPVMLLSLFVAALLAGSTNLGAIGSAIADGHVRSATATVIAALSFAYAIYIELGKLPYDMAEAEQELQEGPLTEYSGPSLALIKWAMALKQTVVVAWFVGVFLPFGSATGMTFFGLLFGLIAFAIKLVLIFAAVGVVENSVARVRFRLTPQHSWIGVGAASLAFVFYLVGL; encoded by the coding sequence ATGCTGACCCTCTCACATCTCATCCTGGGACTGTTCCAGGCGCTCCTCCTGCTCGCGGCGGCACCGCTGGTTTCCGGCCTGTCGCGCATGGTCCGGGCGAAGCTGCACACCCGCCACGGGCCGGGCCTGCTGCAAGACTATCGCGACATCGCCAAGCTGCTGACCCGCCAGGATCTGGCCCCGCCGAACGGCGGCTTCGCCTTCCGATCGATGCCGGCGGTGATGCTGACGACGGTGCTGGTCATCGCCATGGGCATCCCGATGCTGACCCGCTTCACGCCGGTGGCGCCGATCGGCGACCTGATCACGGTCATCTATCTGTTTGCGCTCGCCCGCTTCTTCTTCTCGCTGTCCGGCATCGACAGCGGCAGCTCCTTCTCCGGCATCGGCGGGAGCCGCGAGCTGACCATGGGCGTGCTGGTGGAGCCGGTGATGCTGCTGTCGCTGTTCGTCGCCGCCCTGCTGGCCGGCTCGACCAACCTCGGCGCCATCGGCAGCGCCATCGCCGACGGCCATGTGCGGTCGGCGACCGCGACGGTGATCGCCGCCCTGTCCTTCGCCTATGCCATCTACATCGAACTGGGCAAGCTGCCCTACGACATGGCGGAAGCCGAACAGGAGCTTCAGGAAGGCCCGCTGACCGAATATTCCGGCCCGTCGCTGGCGCTGATCAAATGGGCGATGGCGCTGAAGCAGACGGTCGTCGTCGCCTGGTTCGTCGGCGTCTTCCTGCCCTTCGGCAGCGCGACCGGGATGACATTCTTCGGGCTGCTGTTCGGGTTGATCGCCTTCGCCATCAAGCTGGTCCTGATCTTCGCCGCCGTCGGCGTGGTCGAAAACAGCGTCGCGCGCGTCCGCTTCCGCCTGACCCCCCAGCACAGCTGGATCGGGGTCGGCGCCGCCTCGCTCGCCTTCGTCTTCTATCTGGTCGGCCTGTGA
- a CDS encoding hydrogenase 4 subunit D, with amino-acid sequence MITLPTEPLGLLALAAILVPFGGAAAIAASERASAKWLCQGFAAATVAVIAILVLSLLGDGKVGGTYELISFGSVSILGLVVDSVSVLIALAVIAIGLLVAVYSAAYLNAGNREHPDIGRRRYYAFLLVFIGAMTGLVFSSTVVGQLAFFELTGACSWALIGYYESPKALRSAAKALLVTHVASLGLYVAAALLFLSTGTFALTAIADLAPGMKAAVLLAILVAAWGKSAQLPFHMWLPDAMEAPTPVSAYLHAASMVKVGVYIFARGLMSAGGAPEIVGWVGSIMAVLTLVYGFFMYLPQVDLKRLLAYSTITQLAYILLALSLSVFGSDLAFKGAIAHIFNHAFAKTLFFLVAGALSYTAGTRLLPSLRGIVTKSPLLGVAFVCAALAITGVPPFNGFFSKFAIFAGGFEVGAHHWALMLLVVIALAESVGSFAWFLKWLGHSVPGKPSTTMAAAAPLPAGMKFVLVALVAMTVVSSSIAASWLG; translated from the coding sequence ATGATAACACTCCCCACGGAACCGCTCGGGCTGTTGGCGCTGGCCGCCATCCTCGTCCCCTTCGGCGGCGCGGCGGCCATCGCGGCATCGGAACGGGCATCGGCCAAATGGCTGTGCCAGGGCTTCGCCGCCGCCACCGTCGCGGTGATCGCCATCCTCGTCCTGTCGCTGCTCGGCGACGGCAAGGTCGGCGGCACCTATGAACTGATCTCCTTCGGATCGGTCTCGATCCTCGGGCTGGTGGTGGACAGCGTCAGCGTGCTGATCGCGCTGGCGGTGATCGCCATCGGCCTCTTGGTGGCGGTCTATTCCGCCGCCTACCTGAACGCCGGCAACCGCGAGCATCCCGACATCGGCCGGCGGCGCTACTACGCCTTCCTGCTGGTGTTCATCGGTGCCATGACCGGCCTGGTCTTCAGCTCCACCGTGGTCGGCCAGCTCGCCTTCTTCGAGCTGACGGGCGCCTGCTCCTGGGCCCTGATCGGCTATTACGAATCGCCCAAGGCGCTGCGCTCGGCGGCCAAGGCGCTGCTGGTCACCCATGTCGCCTCGCTTGGCCTTTATGTCGCGGCGGCGCTGCTGTTCCTGTCGACCGGCACCTTCGCGCTGACCGCCATCGCCGATCTGGCGCCGGGGATGAAGGCGGCGGTGCTGCTGGCGATCCTGGTCGCCGCCTGGGGCAAGTCGGCCCAGCTGCCCTTCCACATGTGGCTGCCCGACGCCATGGAGGCCCCGACCCCGGTCAGCGCCTACCTGCATGCGGCGTCGATGGTGAAGGTCGGCGTCTACATCTTCGCCCGCGGGCTGATGTCGGCCGGCGGCGCGCCGGAGATCGTCGGCTGGGTCGGCTCAATCATGGCGGTTCTGACGCTGGTCTACGGCTTCTTCATGTATCTGCCGCAGGTCGACCTGAAGCGCCTGCTCGCCTATTCGACCATCACGCAGCTGGCCTACATCCTGCTGGCGCTGTCGCTGTCGGTCTTCGGCTCCGACCTCGCCTTCAAGGGCGCCATCGCCCACATCTTCAACCACGCCTTCGCCAAGACGCTGTTCTTCCTGGTCGCCGGTGCGCTGAGCTACACCGCCGGCACCCGGCTGCTGCCGTCGCTGCGCGGCATCGTCACCAAATCGCCGCTGCTGGGCGTCGCCTTCGTCTGCGCCGCCCTGGCGATCACCGGCGTGCCGCCCTTCAACGGCTTCTTCAGCAAGTTCGCCATCTTCGCCGGCGGGTTCGAGGTCGGGGCGCATCACTGGGCGCTGATGCTGCTGGTCGTCATCGCGCTGGCGGAATCGGTCGGCTCCTTCGCCTGGTTCCTGAAATGGCTGGGCCATTCGGTGCCCGGCAAGCCGTCCACCACCATGGCCGCGGCAGCACCCCTGCCGGCCGGCATGAAATTCGTGCTGGTGGCCCTGGTGGCGATGACGGTGGTCTCAAGCTCCATCGCCGCCTCGTGGCTCGGTTGA
- the hyfE gene encoding hydrogenase 4 membrane subunit yields the protein MNGFLIVNGLSGLLIVSSLLVTLAGNPANSARFYALQSFILVMLFVALAGATGSGELYLWSFTALLTKVILVPAIMYRAFRRLSDPAIGTGAVMPTALSIVGAAVALILCFVVASKVMLPAADAIKPALAVSLALFFIGLACIVAQRNILKQVFGYCLMENGSHLTLALLAPNAPELVEIGIATDAIFAVVVMAALGSRIFDTLHTLDARQLTSLKG from the coding sequence ATGAACGGATTTCTCATCGTCAACGGCCTGTCGGGCCTGCTGATCGTCAGCTCCCTTCTGGTCACGCTCGCCGGCAATCCGGCCAACTCCGCCCGCTTCTACGCGCTGCAAAGCTTCATCCTGGTGATGCTGTTCGTGGCGCTGGCCGGGGCCACCGGGTCGGGCGAGCTGTATCTCTGGTCCTTCACCGCGCTGCTGACCAAGGTGATCCTGGTCCCGGCCATCATGTACCGCGCCTTTCGCCGGCTGAGCGATCCCGCCATCGGCACCGGTGCGGTGATGCCGACGGCGCTGTCCATCGTCGGTGCGGCGGTCGCCCTCATCCTCTGCTTCGTCGTGGCGTCCAAGGTGATGCTGCCGGCGGCCGACGCCATCAAGCCGGCGCTGGCGGTGTCGCTCGCCCTGTTCTTCATCGGCCTCGCCTGCATCGTGGCGCAGCGGAACATCCTGAAGCAGGTGTTCGGTTATTGCCTGATGGAGAACGGGTCGCACCTGACCCTGGCCCTGCTGGCCCCCAACGCGCCGGAGCTGGTGGAGATCGGCATCGCCACCGACGCCATCTTCGCGGTGGTGGTGATGGCGGCGCTGGGATCGCGGATCTTCGACACGCTGCACACGCTCGACGCGCGCCAGCTCACGAGCCTGAAGGGATGA
- a CDS encoding hydrogenase 4 subunit F, with the protein MTAMVPSILPPLLLIGPLAVALFLLTLPWFRDSLPEAFATDKGSVTLLERIHLGSIGYVFLLSIAALIQVLSSGAISAFGDWLFVDALGAVFMMLIGVVGLMTGLYSIAYIRHDLEAGVIDASKVRIYYGFFSLFLFTMLLAVTANNIIMMWAAIEATTLGSAFLVGLYGQKSSLEAAWKYVIICTVGVAFGLYGTVLVFSNAADVLADPHQAVLWTALVGHAAELDPMLVKLAFVFALIGFGTKAGIFPMHAWLPDAHSEAPSPVSGLLSGVLLKCALLIVIRFYVITVGTVGTGFPQMLLLTLGLLSVGVSSLLFFVQQDLKRKLAYSSIENVGLIVVALGVGGPLGIAAALLHAINHSVTKALFFCSAGNVLMKYGTRDLRAVKGVLRVAPATGLLMMGCALALAGFPPFNIFVSEFMVFMAGLNEGYGWIMALCALFLCITIAGLVKIVADSVLGKSPETMAKGDVGWKALAPLGVLAVLVLTLGFAVPQPLSTLVQQATTVVMNGDSRPVVAAPWQQYDTVRADGSLVTGSLSQTEISK; encoded by the coding sequence ATGACCGCCATGGTACCCTCGATCCTTCCCCCACTTCTGCTGATCGGTCCGCTGGCGGTGGCGCTGTTCCTGCTGACCCTGCCCTGGTTCCGGGACTCCCTGCCCGAAGCCTTCGCGACCGACAAGGGCAGCGTGACGCTGCTGGAGCGCATCCATCTGGGCTCCATCGGCTATGTCTTCCTGCTGAGCATCGCGGCGCTGATCCAGGTGCTGTCGAGCGGAGCCATCTCCGCCTTCGGCGACTGGCTGTTCGTCGACGCGCTCGGCGCCGTCTTCATGATGCTGATCGGCGTGGTCGGCTTGATGACCGGCCTCTATTCCATCGCCTACATCCGCCATGACCTCGAAGCCGGCGTGATCGACGCCAGCAAGGTCCGCATCTATTACGGCTTCTTCAGCCTGTTCCTGTTCACCATGCTGCTGGCGGTCACCGCCAACAACATCATCATGATGTGGGCGGCGATCGAGGCGACGACGCTGGGATCCGCCTTCCTGGTCGGGCTGTACGGGCAGAAATCCTCGCTGGAAGCGGCCTGGAAATACGTCATCATCTGCACGGTCGGCGTCGCCTTCGGCCTCTACGGCACGGTGCTGGTCTTCTCCAACGCCGCCGACGTTCTGGCCGACCCGCATCAGGCGGTGCTATGGACGGCCCTGGTCGGCCATGCCGCCGAGCTGGACCCGATGCTGGTCAAGCTGGCCTTCGTCTTCGCCCTGATCGGCTTCGGCACCAAGGCCGGCATCTTCCCGATGCATGCCTGGCTGCCCGACGCCCACTCCGAGGCGCCGAGCCCGGTGTCGGGCCTGCTGTCGGGCGTGCTGCTGAAATGCGCGCTGCTGATCGTCATCCGCTTCTACGTCATCACCGTCGGCACGGTCGGCACCGGCTTCCCGCAGATGCTGCTGCTGACGCTGGGCCTGCTGTCGGTCGGCGTCTCGTCGCTGCTGTTCTTCGTGCAGCAGGATCTGAAGCGCAAGCTGGCCTATTCTAGCATCGAGAATGTCGGGCTGATCGTCGTGGCGCTCGGCGTCGGCGGGCCGCTCGGCATCGCCGCCGCCCTGCTGCACGCCATCAACCACAGCGTCACCAAGGCCCTGTTCTTCTGCAGCGCCGGCAACGTCCTGATGAAATACGGCACCCGCGACCTGCGGGCGGTGAAGGGCGTGCTGCGGGTGGCGCCCGCCACCGGCCTGCTGATGATGGGCTGCGCCCTGGCGCTGGCCGGCTTCCCGCCCTTCAACATCTTCGTCAGCGAATTCATGGTCTTCATGGCCGGGCTGAACGAAGGCTATGGCTGGATCATGGCGCTGTGCGCGCTGTTCCTCTGCATCACCATCGCCGGTCTGGTGAAGATCGTCGCCGACAGCGTGCTGGGCAAGAGCCCGGAGACGATGGCCAAGGGTGACGTGGGCTGGAAGGCGCTCGCCCCGCTCGGCGTGCTGGCGGTGCTGGTGCTGACGCTGGGCTTCGCCGTGCCGCAGCCGCTGTCCACTCTGGTGCAGCAGGCGACGACAGTGGTGATGAACGGCGACAGCCGCCCGGTGGTGGCCGCCCCCTGGCAACAATACGACACGGTCCGCGCTGACGGTTCTTTGGTGACCGGCAGCCTCTCGCAGACGGAGATTTCAAAATGA
- a CDS encoding NADH-quinone oxidoreductase subunit C, with translation MNLITPDRVGSGYIASLRESLPHAIIDESWQTESQVTITVKPVSLPDVVASLYYDHNGWLSVVVGNDERPLNGGYAVYYVLSMEGGDKCHVVVRCEVPADTLEYPSVTPRVPACVWGEREARDMFGLRPVGLPDERRLVLPDDWPDELYPLRKDSMDYRLRPAPTSDDETYQFINEAKQETRVVPLGPLHITSDEPGHFRLFVDGEDIIDADYRMFYVHRGMEKVAETRMGYNDVTFLADRVCGICGYAHSVAYASSVENALGIKVPPRAQAIRSILLETERMHSHLLNLGLVCHFIGFDTGFMQFFRVREKAMTLAELLTGARKTYALNLIGGVRRDILGDQQAKTRELVAELRDDVTRLVDVLLSTANVSGRVKGVGRLDPQIARDYSPVGPVVRGSGHRRDTRADHAFAGYRLLDMPVHVEQGCDVLSRTLVRVAEFFDSLWIIEKLLDNAPAGPVLTEDFTYVPHKFALGFTEAPRGEDIHWSMTGDNQKLYRWRCRASTYNNWPVLRYMLRGNTVSDAPLIVGSIDPCYSCTDRVTVVDVRKKRSKTIAYKEMERYCRERTDSPLK, from the coding sequence ATGAACCTCATCACTCCGGACCGGGTCGGGAGCGGCTACATCGCCTCCCTGCGCGAGAGCCTGCCCCATGCGATCATTGACGAATCCTGGCAGACCGAGTCCCAGGTCACCATCACGGTCAAGCCGGTCTCGCTGCCCGACGTCGTCGCCAGCCTCTATTACGACCACAATGGCTGGCTGTCGGTGGTGGTCGGCAACGACGAACGGCCGCTGAACGGCGGCTACGCCGTCTATTACGTCCTGTCGATGGAGGGCGGCGACAAGTGCCATGTGGTGGTGCGCTGCGAGGTGCCGGCCGACACGCTGGAATACCCGTCCGTCACCCCCAGGGTGCCCGCCTGCGTCTGGGGCGAGCGCGAGGCGCGCGACATGTTCGGCCTGCGCCCGGTCGGGCTGCCGGACGAACGCCGCCTCGTCCTGCCCGACGACTGGCCCGACGAGCTGTATCCGCTGCGCAAGGACTCGATGGACTACCGGCTGCGCCCGGCGCCGACCAGCGACGACGAGACCTACCAGTTCATCAACGAGGCCAAGCAGGAGACCCGCGTCGTCCCGCTGGGGCCGCTGCACATCACGTCGGACGAGCCCGGCCATTTCCGCCTGTTCGTCGACGGCGAGGACATCATCGACGCCGATTACCGCATGTTCTACGTCCACCGCGGCATGGAGAAGGTGGCCGAGACGCGGATGGGCTACAATGACGTCACCTTCCTGGCCGACCGTGTCTGCGGCATCTGCGGCTACGCCCACAGCGTCGCCTATGCCAGTTCGGTGGAGAATGCGCTGGGCATCAAGGTGCCGCCGCGGGCCCAGGCCATCCGCTCCATCCTGCTGGAGACGGAACGGATGCACAGCCATCTGCTGAACCTCGGCCTCGTCTGCCATTTCATCGGCTTCGACACCGGCTTCATGCAGTTCTTCCGCGTGCGCGAGAAGGCGATGACTCTGGCCGAACTGCTGACCGGCGCGCGCAAGACCTACGCGCTGAACCTGATCGGCGGCGTGCGCCGCGACATCCTGGGCGACCAGCAGGCCAAGACCCGCGAACTGGTCGCCGAGCTGCGCGACGACGTGACCCGGCTGGTCGACGTGCTGCTGTCCACCGCCAACGTCAGCGGCCGCGTCAAGGGCGTCGGCCGGCTCGACCCGCAGATCGCCCGCGACTACAGCCCGGTCGGGCCGGTGGTGCGCGGCAGCGGCCACCGCCGCGACACCCGCGCCGACCATGCCTTCGCCGGCTACAGGCTGCTCGACATGCCGGTCCATGTCGAACAGGGCTGCGACGTGCTGTCCCGCACGCTGGTGCGGGTGGCGGAGTTCTTCGACAGCCTGTGGATCATCGAGAAGCTGCTGGACAACGCCCCGGCCGGCCCGGTGCTGACCGAGGATTTCACCTATGTCCCGCACAAGTTCGCTCTGGGCTTCACCGAGGCGCCGCGTGGCGAGGACATCCACTGGTCGATGACCGGCGACAACCAGAAGCTCTACCGCTGGCGCTGCCGCGCCTCGACCTACAACAACTGGCCGGTGCTGCGCTACATGCTGCGCGGCAATACGGTGTCGGACGCCCCGCTGATCGTGGGCAGCATCGACCCCTGCTATTCCTGCACCGACCGCGTGACCGTGGTGGACGTCCGCAAGAAGCGCTCCAAGACCATCGCCTACAAGGAGATGGAGCGCTACTGCCGCGAACGCACGGATTCACCGCTGAAGTGA
- a CDS encoding formate hydrogenlyase complex iron-sulfur subunit, which yields MLKLLKEIFRTGEATVKYPFAPMPVCKDFRGKPEHKAEDCIACAACTVACPANAIQMETDTTAGSRTWSINYGRCVFCGRCEESCPTGAIRLSDDFELAVGSKADLTRKAVFTLADCACCGKPFAPAKEVDYVARLLSQSARSAEEADRLRLTAATCPACKRAQDVHHIAGMGIARQMEAGLSKTGKPAKELETTP from the coding sequence ATGCTCAAGCTACTCAAGGAAATCTTCCGCACGGGCGAGGCGACGGTCAAATACCCCTTCGCCCCGATGCCGGTCTGCAAGGACTTCCGCGGCAAGCCGGAACACAAGGCGGAGGACTGCATCGCCTGCGCGGCCTGCACCGTCGCCTGTCCGGCCAACGCCATCCAGATGGAGACCGACACCACCGCCGGCAGCCGCACCTGGTCGATCAATTACGGGCGCTGCGTCTTCTGTGGCCGCTGCGAGGAATCCTGCCCGACCGGCGCCATCCGCCTGTCCGACGATTTCGAGCTGGCGGTCGGCAGCAAGGCCGACCTGACGCGCAAGGCCGTCTTCACGCTGGCCGACTGCGCCTGCTGCGGCAAGCCCTTCGCCCCGGCCAAGGAGGTCGATTACGTCGCCCGCCTGCTGAGCCAGTCGGCCCGCAGCGCCGAGGAGGCGGACCGGCTGCGGCTGACCGCCGCGACCTGCCCGGCCTGCAAGCGCGCCCAGGATGTCCACCACATCGCCGGCATGGGCATCGCCCGGCAGATGGAAGCCGGCCTCTCGAAAACCGGAAAGCCGGCCAAGGAACTGGAGACCACGCCATGA